One segment of Streptomyces sp. XD-27 DNA contains the following:
- a CDS encoding DUF2264 domain-containing protein translates to MAPPPPTPATPPAHAFPLPPEDRALSPFTGLTRAHWEAVADGLLAAVRPYATPGQALILLPGARPSVSGPRSDGLEGYARTFLLAAFRVAGAQGDDPHGLLDRYADGLAAGTAHPVTATDRAPTAAHPEAWPAVTDRGQAMVEAASVALGLRLTRPWLWDRLDDRVRERAAAWLSGALRHAPCDNNWWLFPLTVGGFLAEAEAEAETGAAGTPALDATGTPVLDTDTGAARRAVDRGLERIERWWRGDGWYTDGRPRAFDHYNGWALHFYPPLHAHLAGDQRLLARYGPRLAGQLRAAALLFGADGAPVHQGRSLTYRFATAAAPWLGALTGHTPLAPGTTRRLASGVLRHFLDRGAAAPHGLLNLGWYGPYEPVVQPYSGPASPYWASKGFLGLLMPPDHPVWTAVEEPLPAERGDAVTPLPAPGWLIQSTAADGLVRLHNHGSDNQPGDRVRPDDPLYARLAYSTRTGPTLPGAPPDNHFGLVIGGEPSERGRIEPMGTGDAWAASAHRPRVAGGALPGVRIVSVTLAHGPDEVRAHLVVGAAPGTPVRQSGWAADPSAGARSELVSVHGFGADAQAVRSAACATAYGPHARSPMLTGTVPGAEPCLFAAVARLTGVPGTPGTEPCPEVTVAAVAPDAFAVAVRWPDGARHAVTVSGTSVRDRDS, encoded by the coding sequence ATGGCCCCTCCGCCTCCGACTCCCGCCACGCCCCCGGCCCACGCCTTCCCGCTGCCCCCCGAGGACCGCGCGCTCAGCCCGTTCACCGGGCTGACCCGCGCCCACTGGGAGGCCGTCGCCGACGGCCTCCTGGCCGCCGTGCGCCCCTACGCCACGCCCGGTCAGGCCCTCATCCTGCTGCCGGGCGCCCGGCCCAGTGTGTCCGGGCCGCGCTCGGACGGCCTGGAGGGCTACGCCCGCACGTTCCTGCTGGCGGCCTTCCGGGTCGCGGGCGCCCAGGGAGACGACCCGCACGGGCTGCTGGACCGGTACGCCGACGGGCTCGCGGCGGGCACCGCCCACCCGGTGACCGCGACCGACCGCGCGCCGACCGCCGCGCACCCCGAGGCCTGGCCGGCCGTCACCGACCGCGGGCAGGCCATGGTGGAGGCCGCGTCCGTCGCGCTCGGCCTCCGGCTCACCCGGCCCTGGCTCTGGGACCGGCTGGACGACCGGGTGCGCGAGCGCGCCGCCGCCTGGCTGAGCGGCGCACTGCGCCACGCGCCGTGCGACAACAACTGGTGGCTGTTCCCGCTGACCGTCGGCGGGTTCCTCGCCGAGGCCGAGGCCGAGGCCGAGACCGGCGCGGCCGGGACGCCCGCCCTGGATGCGACCGGGACGCCCGTCCTGGACACCGACACCGGCGCCGCACGCCGGGCCGTGGACCGCGGACTGGAGCGGATCGAGCGGTGGTGGCGGGGCGACGGCTGGTACACCGACGGGCGCCCCCGGGCCTTCGACCACTACAACGGCTGGGCGCTGCACTTCTACCCCCCGCTGCACGCGCATCTGGCGGGGGACCAGCGGCTGCTGGCCCGCTACGGTCCCCGGCTCGCCGGCCAACTGCGCGCGGCGGCCCTCCTGTTCGGTGCCGACGGCGCCCCCGTCCACCAGGGTCGCTCCCTCACCTACCGGTTCGCCACCGCGGCGGCGCCCTGGCTCGGCGCGCTGACCGGCCACACCCCGCTGGCCCCGGGGACCACCCGGCGACTCGCCTCCGGAGTGCTGCGGCACTTCCTCGACCGGGGCGCGGCCGCCCCACACGGGCTGCTGAACCTGGGCTGGTACGGGCCGTACGAGCCCGTCGTGCAGCCCTACTCCGGCCCGGCGTCACCGTACTGGGCCAGCAAGGGCTTCCTCGGCCTGCTGATGCCGCCGGACCACCCCGTATGGACCGCGGTGGAGGAACCGCTTCCGGCCGAGCGCGGGGACGCGGTCACCCCGCTGCCCGCGCCCGGGTGGCTGATCCAGTCCACGGCCGCGGACGGGCTCGTACGGCTGCACAACCACGGCAGCGACAACCAGCCCGGCGACCGCGTCCGGCCCGACGACCCGCTGTACGCGCGGCTCGCGTACTCCACCCGCACCGGGCCCACCCTGCCCGGCGCGCCGCCCGACAACCACTTCGGCCTGGTCATCGGGGGCGAGCCCAGCGAGCGCGGCCGTATCGAGCCGATGGGAACCGGCGACGCGTGGGCGGCGTCCGCGCACCGCCCGCGGGTCGCCGGGGGCGCGCTGCCCGGCGTGCGGATCGTGTCCGTCACGCTGGCGCACGGCCCCGACGAGGTCCGCGCCCATCTGGTCGTCGGCGCCGCGCCGGGCACACCGGTCCGGCAGAGCGGCTGGGCGGCGGACCCGTCGGCCGGGGCGCGCTCGGAACTGGTTTCCGTCCACGGCTTCGGCGCGGACGCGCAGGCGGTGCGGTCCGCGGCGTGCGCCACGGCGTACGGGCCGCACGCCCGGAGTCCGATGCTCACGGGCACGGTGCCGGGCGCGGAGCCCTGCCTGTTCGCCGCCGTGGCGCGACTGACCGGGGTCCCCGGCACTCCGGGCACGGAGCCATGCCCCGAGGTCACGGTCGCCGCCGTCGCACCGGATGCCTTCGCCGTCGCGGTCCGCTGGCCGGACGGCGCACGCCACGCGGTCACGGTCAGCGGCACGTCGGTGCGCGACCGTGACAGCTGA
- a CDS encoding RNA-binding S4 domain-containing protein: MASDEGTVRVDSWIWSVRLTKTRSLAATACRAGHVRVNGERVKPAHGVRPGDEVRLRHAGRERIVVVSRLVRKRVGAPVAAEAYVDKSPPPPPREEVAVVAVRDRGAGRPTKRDRRDLDRLRGLEASRAAAAGAAARDDQED, translated from the coding sequence GTGGCTTCTGACGAAGGGACCGTACGGGTCGACAGCTGGATCTGGTCCGTACGGCTGACGAAGACGCGGTCGCTGGCCGCGACCGCCTGCCGGGCCGGGCATGTCCGGGTCAATGGGGAACGCGTCAAGCCCGCGCACGGGGTGCGTCCGGGCGACGAGGTGCGGCTGCGGCACGCGGGACGTGAGCGGATCGTCGTCGTCTCCCGCCTCGTCCGCAAGCGGGTCGGCGCCCCCGTCGCCGCCGAGGCTTACGTCGACAAGTCCCCGCCGCCTCCGCCGCGCGAGGAGGTGGCGGTGGTCGCCGTGCGCGACCGCGGGGCGGGCCGCCCGACCAAGCGGGACCGGCGCGACCTCGACCGGCTGCGGGGCCTGGAGGCGTCGCGGGCCGCAGCGGCTGGGGCAGCGGCACGGGACGACCAGGAGGACTGA
- a CDS encoding YchJ family protein gives MSRRTSRPRSGPRSGPRPAADRTPAGCPCGLPAAYADCCGRFHSGQARAATPEQLMRSRFSAFALHDEAYLLRSWHPGTRPPGVDFDPELRWRRLEILGSTDGGAFRNEGTVEFRAHYTAQGRPGELHENSRFVRLDGAWVYVDGDVSDGDVGDGGVSDGDASS, from the coding sequence ATGTCCCGACGCACCTCCCGCCCACGCTCAGGCCCACGCTCAGGCCCGCGCCCGGCCGCCGACCGCACCCCGGCGGGCTGCCCCTGCGGGCTGCCCGCCGCCTACGCCGACTGCTGCGGCCGGTTCCACAGCGGTCAGGCCCGGGCCGCGACCCCCGAGCAGTTGATGCGCTCCCGTTTCAGCGCGTTCGCCCTGCACGACGAGGCGTATCTGCTCCGCAGCTGGCACCCCGGTACGCGGCCGCCCGGTGTCGACTTCGACCCCGAGCTGCGCTGGCGGCGGCTGGAGATCCTCGGCAGCACGGACGGGGGCGCCTTCCGCAACGAGGGCACGGTCGAGTTCCGCGCCCACTACACCGCGCAGGGCCGGCCGGGTGAGCTGCACGAGAACAGCCGCTTCGTCCGCCTCGACGGAGCCTGGGTCTACGTCGATGGGGACGTCAGCGATGGGGACGTCGGCGATGGCGGCGTCAGCGATGGGGACGCCAGCAGCTGA
- a CDS encoding NAD-dependent epimerase/dehydratase family protein, whose protein sequence is MRLLILGGTEFVGRSVAEAALARNWEVTVFHRGRHEPPKGVTALHGDRTGEDGPAALAEGEWDVAVDTWSAAPRVVRDAARLLADRVGRYVYVSSGSVYRHPVPVGRGEDAPVVDASPDDGDVEYAQAKRGAELAVLDAFGERALLARAGLILGPGENIGRLPWWLGRLARGGPVLAPGPRDLGIQYIDTRDLAAWILDAAESGLGGAYNLVGPPGHTTIGELLEACARVTGGTAELRWADPERILAAGIEPWSQLPVWLPPGELYDSIFRHDVSKALATGLRCRPVAETVADTWEWLQELGGVAPQRPDRPPVGLDPEVEAEFLRG, encoded by the coding sequence ATGAGACTCCTGATCCTGGGTGGTACGGAATTCGTGGGCCGGTCGGTTGCCGAGGCGGCCCTCGCACGGAACTGGGAGGTGACGGTCTTCCATCGCGGCCGCCACGAGCCGCCGAAGGGCGTCACGGCCCTGCACGGCGACCGTACCGGCGAGGACGGGCCGGCCGCCCTCGCCGAGGGCGAGTGGGATGTCGCCGTCGACACCTGGTCGGCCGCCCCACGGGTCGTCCGGGACGCGGCGCGGCTGCTGGCCGACCGCGTCGGCCGGTACGTGTACGTCTCCAGCGGGTCGGTCTACCGGCACCCCGTGCCCGTCGGGCGCGGTGAGGACGCCCCCGTGGTGGACGCCTCGCCCGACGACGGCGACGTCGAGTACGCACAGGCCAAGCGCGGCGCCGAGCTGGCCGTCCTCGACGCCTTCGGGGAGCGCGCGCTGCTGGCGCGCGCGGGGCTGATCCTCGGCCCCGGTGAGAACATCGGGCGGCTGCCGTGGTGGCTGGGGCGGCTGGCGCGCGGCGGTCCGGTGCTCGCGCCCGGCCCGCGCGACCTGGGCATCCAGTACATCGACACACGCGACCTGGCGGCCTGGATCCTGGACGCCGCCGAAAGCGGCCTCGGCGGGGCGTACAACCTGGTCGGCCCGCCGGGGCACACCACGATCGGGGAGCTGCTGGAGGCCTGCGCGCGGGTCACCGGCGGCACGGCCGAACTGCGCTGGGCCGACCCGGAGCGGATCCTGGCGGCCGGGATCGAGCCGTGGTCGCAGCTTCCGGTCTGGCTGCCGCCGGGCGAGCTGTACGACTCGATCTTCCGGCACGACGTGTCCAAGGCGCTGGCTACCGGGCTGCGGTGCCGCCCCGTCGCGGAGACGGTGGCCGACACGTGGGAGTGGCTCCAGGAGCTGGGCGGGGTGGCGCCGCAGCGGCCCGACCGGCCGCCGGTCGGTCTGGACCCGGAGGTGGAGGCCGAGTTCCTGCGGGGCTGA
- a CDS encoding FGGY family carbohydrate kinase, protein MTGPVLAVDQGTSGTKALVLCPERGVIGSGTAPVRPRYGADGLVEADPAALLSSVLDAGRRALAEAGEPVVAAGLANQGETVLAWDPVTGAALTDAIVWQDRRAEGLCAELAPHADTLRELTGLPLDPYFAAPKMAWIRRHLTRDGVVTTSDVWLTHQLTGAFVTDAATAGRTQLLDLDDVSWSPPALEVFGLEGERLPEIVDAGGDFGTTSAFGAPVPLTGLLVDQQAALLAQNVTEPGTAKCTYGTGAFLLAQTGDRPRRSTTGLVSCVAWRFAGRTSYCLDGQVYTAASAVRWLVDLGVIRGAEDLDPVGGSVPDTGGTIFVPALAGLAAPWWRSDLRGSLTGLGLDTSAGHLVRALCEGIAAQIVEIADAAAADTGTPLTALRVDGGLTRSALLMQTQADLLQRPIEVSALPDVTALGVGTAARLGLDPRLSLADALPEWKPAAVYEPRVTPDEAAERRAAFRAAVAALPAHRA, encoded by the coding sequence ATGACCGGTCCCGTACTCGCCGTCGACCAGGGCACCTCGGGGACCAAGGCCCTGGTGCTCTGCCCGGAACGCGGAGTCATCGGCTCGGGCACGGCTCCGGTACGGCCCCGCTACGGAGCGGACGGGCTCGTCGAGGCCGACCCGGCCGCGCTGCTCTCCTCCGTCCTCGACGCGGGCCGCCGCGCCCTGGCCGAGGCGGGCGAACCGGTGGTCGCCGCGGGCCTGGCCAACCAGGGCGAGACCGTACTTGCCTGGGACCCGGTGACCGGCGCCGCGCTGACCGACGCGATCGTGTGGCAGGACCGGCGGGCGGAAGGGCTGTGCGCGGAACTCGCCCCGCACGCCGACACGTTGCGGGAGCTCACCGGGCTGCCCCTGGACCCGTACTTCGCGGCCCCGAAGATGGCCTGGATCCGCCGCCACCTCACCCGCGACGGGGTGGTCACCACCAGCGACGTGTGGCTGACCCACCAGCTGACCGGGGCGTTCGTGACGGACGCCGCCACCGCCGGCCGCACCCAGCTGCTCGACCTGGACGACGTCTCCTGGTCCCCGCCCGCCTTGGAGGTCTTCGGCCTGGAAGGGGAGCGGCTCCCGGAGATCGTGGACGCGGGCGGTGACTTCGGCACCACCAGCGCCTTCGGCGCCCCCGTCCCCCTCACCGGCCTCCTGGTGGACCAGCAGGCCGCGTTGCTCGCCCAGAACGTGACCGAACCCGGCACAGCCAAGTGCACCTACGGCACCGGCGCGTTCCTGCTCGCCCAGACCGGCGACCGGCCCCGGCGCAGCACCACCGGCCTGGTCAGCTGCGTGGCGTGGCGGTTCGCCGGACGCACCAGCTACTGCCTCGACGGCCAGGTCTATACCGCCGCGTCCGCCGTACGCTGGCTCGTGGACCTCGGCGTCATCCGCGGCGCGGAGGACCTCGACCCGGTCGGCGGCTCCGTGCCGGACACCGGCGGCACCATCTTCGTCCCGGCACTCGCCGGACTCGCCGCCCCCTGGTGGCGCAGCGACCTGCGGGGCTCGCTGACCGGACTCGGCCTCGACACCTCCGCCGGGCACCTCGTCCGGGCCCTGTGCGAGGGGATCGCCGCCCAGATCGTGGAGATCGCCGACGCGGCCGCCGCCGACACCGGGACCCCGCTGACCGCCCTGCGCGTCGACGGCGGCCTGACCCGGTCCGCACTGCTCATGCAGACCCAGGCGGACCTGCTGCAACGACCGATCGAGGTCTCCGCGCTGCCGGACGTCACCGCGCTGGGCGTGGGCACCGCCGCCCGGCTCGGCCTCGACCCCCGGCTGTCGCTGGCCGACGCGCTGCCCGAATGGAAGCCGGCCGCCGTGTACGAACCGCGCGTCACCCCGGACGAGGCCGCGGAGCGCCGGGCGGCCTTCCGCGCGGCGGTGGCGGCGCTGCCCGCCCACCGCGCGTGA
- a CDS encoding amino acid permease, translated as MSRTTWTSSSQSEQRDEEQRLRELGYQPVLARRMGDFGNFAISFSVISVLSGCMTLYGFGMKTGGPAVMLWGWLGVGLFVLCVGMALAEVTSAYPTSGALYYMADRLGGRKWGWYTGWLNLLGLLGAIAGIDYGAALFTGALLNLEFGFEPTPEKTMVIFGCILLLHAVLNLFGVRLVSVLNSISVWWHLAGVAVIVTTLAVVPDQHRSASFAFSEFANETGWSNPLYVAAIGLLLAQYTFSGYDASAHLSEETSRASVSAARGIVRSIWVSWLAGFVLLAGLTFAIQDYSGTLESDTGVPPAQIFLDGLGTTGAELLLLVVIVAQLFCGNAEVAAASRMVFAFSRDGALPGSGLWRRVSSRTQTPVAAVWLSVGVAAVLAAPSLYSETAYGAVTAINVIGITPAYAIPIFLRLRAGDRFRPGPWRLGRWSRPVGWVAVCWVAVVTVLFCLPQSRPVTVDSMNYAAVALAVVLLLATAWWYVARRSYGTPQGAPSAYGTAREQKEIAEGIV; from the coding sequence ATGTCCCGTACGACATGGACGAGTTCGAGCCAATCCGAACAGCGGGACGAGGAGCAGCGGTTACGGGAGCTCGGCTATCAGCCGGTGCTGGCCCGCCGCATGGGCGATTTCGGGAACTTCGCCATCAGCTTCTCCGTCATCTCCGTCCTGTCCGGCTGCATGACGCTGTACGGGTTCGGCATGAAGACCGGCGGCCCGGCGGTGATGCTGTGGGGCTGGCTCGGTGTCGGGCTCTTCGTGCTGTGCGTCGGCATGGCGCTGGCCGAGGTCACCAGCGCGTACCCGACGTCGGGGGCGCTGTACTACATGGCCGACCGGCTCGGCGGCCGGAAGTGGGGCTGGTACACGGGCTGGCTGAACCTGCTCGGACTGCTGGGCGCCATCGCCGGCATCGACTACGGCGCCGCCCTGTTCACGGGCGCGCTGCTGAACCTGGAGTTCGGGTTCGAGCCCACTCCGGAGAAGACCATGGTCATATTCGGCTGCATCCTGCTGCTGCACGCGGTGCTCAACCTGTTCGGCGTACGGCTGGTGAGCGTGCTCAACTCCATCAGCGTCTGGTGGCATCTGGCGGGCGTCGCGGTGATCGTGACCACCCTGGCGGTGGTGCCGGACCAGCACCGCTCGGCGTCGTTCGCGTTCTCCGAGTTCGCCAACGAGACCGGCTGGTCCAACCCGCTGTACGTGGCGGCGATCGGGCTGCTGCTGGCGCAGTACACCTTCTCCGGCTACGACGCCTCCGCGCACCTGTCGGAGGAGACCTCGCGCGCGTCGGTGTCCGCGGCCCGCGGCATAGTGCGCTCGATCTGGGTGTCGTGGCTGGCGGGGTTCGTGCTGCTGGCCGGGCTGACCTTCGCCATCCAGGACTACTCCGGCACGCTGGAGAGCGACACGGGTGTGCCGCCGGCCCAGATCTTCCTCGACGGGCTCGGTACGACCGGCGCCGAGCTGCTGCTGCTCGTGGTGATCGTGGCGCAGCTGTTCTGCGGCAACGCGGAGGTCGCCGCCGCCAGCCGGATGGTGTTCGCGTTCAGCCGGGACGGCGCGCTGCCGGGTTCGGGGCTCTGGCGGCGGGTCAGCTCCCGTACGCAGACCCCGGTCGCGGCGGTGTGGCTGTCGGTGGGCGTGGCCGCGGTGCTCGCGGCGCCGTCCCTGTACTCCGAGACGGCCTACGGGGCGGTGACGGCCATCAACGTCATCGGCATCACCCCGGCCTACGCGATCCCGATCTTCCTGCGGCTGCGCGCCGGGGACCGGTTCCGGCCCGGCCCCTGGCGGCTGGGTCGCTGGAGCCGGCCGGTCGGCTGGGTGGCCGTGTGCTGGGTGGCGGTGGTGACGGTGCTGTTCTGCCTGCCGCAGTCCCGCCCGGTGACGGTCGATTCGATGAACTACGCGGCGGTCGCCCTGGCGGTGGTGCTGCTGCTGGCCACGGCGTGGTGGTACGTCGCCCGCCGGTCGTACGGCACGCCGCAGGGCGCGCCGTCCGCGTACGGGACGGCGCGTGAGCAGAAGGAGATAGCGGAAGGGATCGTGTGA
- a CDS encoding plasmid stabilization protein: MPRGSSPKRERQYEHIKDSAKQRGESDKRAKEIAARTVNKERARSGESRTASRTSIQDMSSSRRGGQRSGPSGPKGPTKDQLYEEAKKKNIEGRSQMNKEQLKNALGK; encoded by the coding sequence ATGCCCAGGGGATCGAGCCCCAAGCGCGAACGCCAGTACGAACACATCAAGGACAGCGCGAAGCAGCGCGGCGAGAGCGACAAGCGCGCGAAGGAGATCGCCGCCCGGACGGTGAACAAGGAGCGCGCCCGCTCCGGGGAGTCGCGCACCGCGAGCCGTACGTCGATCCAGGACATGTCCTCCTCCCGCCGGGGCGGGCAGCGGTCGGGGCCGTCGGGGCCGAAGGGCCCGACCAAGGACCAGCTCTATGAGGAAGCCAAGAAAAAGAACATCGAGGGCCGGTCCCAGATGAACAAGGAGCAGCTCAAGAACGCCCTGGGGAAGTAG
- a CDS encoding DUF6766 family protein, with amino-acid sequence MTSVRGFVRENGLGLAFGSAFLVALAGQAVAGHAEFNNELTADGLQPMGFGAYLASSDFAVDVMENWQSEYLQFYLYLYLYLTVWLVQRGSPESKALGREGHESDEEQRIGRYATADSPRWAGVGGFRQNLYATSLGLVMGGVFVLSWFAQSITGVAAFNERRLRGLEAPTNWGGYLGSADFWSRTLQNWQSEFLAIASMAVLSIYLRQRGSPESKPVGAPHAATGVAG; translated from the coding sequence ATGACATCCGTGCGCGGGTTCGTGCGGGAGAACGGGCTCGGTCTGGCCTTCGGCAGCGCGTTCCTGGTCGCTCTGGCCGGTCAGGCGGTCGCCGGCCACGCCGAATTCAACAACGAGCTCACCGCCGACGGGCTGCAGCCGATGGGCTTCGGCGCCTACCTCGCCTCGTCGGACTTCGCCGTCGACGTCATGGAGAACTGGCAGTCGGAGTACCTGCAGTTCTACCTCTACCTCTACCTCTATCTGACCGTCTGGCTGGTGCAGCGCGGCTCACCCGAGTCCAAGGCCCTGGGGCGGGAGGGGCACGAATCCGACGAGGAGCAGCGCATCGGCCGCTACGCCACGGCCGACTCGCCGCGCTGGGCCGGCGTCGGCGGCTTCCGGCAGAACCTCTACGCCACCTCCCTCGGCCTGGTCATGGGAGGGGTCTTCGTGCTGTCGTGGTTCGCCCAGTCCATCACCGGTGTCGCGGCCTTCAACGAACGGCGGCTGCGCGGGCTGGAGGCGCCGACGAACTGGGGCGGCTACCTCGGCTCGGCCGACTTCTGGAGCCGTACGCTGCAGAACTGGCAGTCGGAGTTCCTGGCCATCGCCTCCATGGCGGTGCTCTCGATCTACCTGCGGCAACGGGGGTCGCCCGAGTCCAAGCCGGTGGGAGCCCCGCACGCCGCGACGGGGGTCGCGGGCTGA
- a CDS encoding SigB/SigF/SigG family RNA polymerase sigma factor — MSVRTQARRPSARHPHDDAPDTAEMFEKIAALPDGPEKNALRQQVVSAWMPMADRLARQFRNRGESLEDLQQIAALGLVKAVARYDPARGNTFASFAVPTVVGEVKRHFRDHMWGTHVPRRVQELRNQVRVAERELSYSLDQRGPSVQEIAAYAHLSDQEVRLGLEAMNSYSPLSLDAELPGTEDGYSLTETLGDLEPGYDWVVDREALKPQLRSLPYRERQILYLRFFRGMSQSRIAEELGISQMHVSRLLSRTCATLRDRVMADPA; from the coding sequence ATGAGCGTACGTACACAGGCCAGGCGTCCCTCGGCGCGGCATCCGCACGACGACGCCCCGGACACGGCGGAGATGTTCGAGAAGATCGCCGCGCTTCCGGACGGTCCGGAGAAGAACGCGCTCCGGCAGCAGGTGGTCAGCGCCTGGATGCCCATGGCCGACCGGCTGGCCCGGCAGTTCCGCAACCGCGGCGAGTCCCTGGAGGACCTCCAGCAGATCGCCGCGCTCGGGCTGGTCAAGGCCGTCGCCCGCTACGACCCCGCGCGCGGGAACACCTTCGCGAGCTTCGCCGTCCCCACGGTCGTCGGCGAGGTCAAGCGGCACTTCCGGGACCATATGTGGGGCACGCATGTGCCCCGCCGGGTCCAGGAGCTCCGCAACCAGGTGCGGGTCGCCGAACGGGAGCTGTCGTACTCGCTCGACCAGCGCGGCCCCAGCGTGCAGGAGATCGCCGCCTACGCCCACCTGAGCGACCAGGAGGTGCGGCTCGGCCTGGAGGCGATGAACAGCTACTCGCCGCTCTCCCTGGACGCCGAGCTGCCGGGCACCGAGGACGGCTACTCGCTGACCGAGACACTGGGCGACCTGGAACCGGGCTACGACTGGGTGGTGGACCGCGAGGCGCTCAAGCCCCAGCTGCGCAGCCTCCCCTACCGGGAGCGGCAGATCCTCTACCTCCGCTTCTTCCGCGGCATGTCGCAGAGCCGCATCGCCGAGGAGCTCGGGATCTCGCAGATGCACGTCTCCCGGCTCCTGAGCCGGACCTGTGCCACGCTGCGGGACCGCGTCATGGCCGACCCGGCCTGA
- a CDS encoding NAD-dependent epimerase/dehydratase family protein, with product MTSRTPQEPGPSRVVVVGATGNVGTAVVRSLGEDPAIGSIVGIARREPLWDAPKTAWVSADIGADQADLVGHFAGADAVVHLAWRFQPARDPATTWRTNVTGSLAVFDAVAAAGVPALVYASSVGAYSPGPKDQAVDESWPTHGWPEAAYPREKAYVERVLDAFELRHPGVRVVRMRPGFIFQRAAAAEQRRLFAGPLVPGRLVRPGLVPVVPDLPGLRFQVLHADDAAEAYRLAVTGSARGAFNLAADPVVDARLLAELLRARVVRLPAAAATAALSALWRLHAVPATPGLLRTVLRLPVMDTGRAAEVLGWHPRYSAREALAELLTGLREGAGAPTPPLRGRGRGWEAMPGW from the coding sequence ATGACGAGCCGCACTCCGCAGGAGCCGGGGCCGTCGCGCGTCGTGGTCGTCGGCGCCACCGGCAACGTCGGCACCGCGGTGGTGCGCTCGTTGGGAGAGGATCCCGCGATCGGGTCGATCGTGGGGATCGCCCGGCGGGAGCCGCTGTGGGACGCGCCGAAGACCGCTTGGGTGAGCGCGGACATCGGGGCGGACCAGGCGGACCTCGTCGGGCACTTCGCGGGGGCGGACGCGGTCGTCCACCTGGCGTGGCGGTTCCAGCCCGCGCGCGACCCGGCCACGACCTGGCGGACGAACGTCACCGGCAGCCTGGCCGTCTTCGACGCCGTGGCGGCCGCGGGCGTGCCCGCCCTCGTGTACGCCTCGTCCGTCGGGGCCTACTCGCCCGGCCCCAAGGACCAGGCGGTGGACGAGAGCTGGCCGACGCACGGCTGGCCCGAGGCCGCGTACCCCCGCGAGAAGGCGTACGTCGAGCGCGTCCTGGACGCCTTCGAGTTGCGCCACCCCGGCGTGCGCGTGGTGCGCATGCGACCCGGCTTCATCTTCCAGCGGGCCGCGGCCGCCGAGCAGCGCCGGCTGTTCGCCGGGCCGCTGGTGCCGGGCCGGCTGGTCCGCCCGGGGCTGGTGCCGGTGGTCCCGGACCTGCCGGGCCTGCGGTTCCAGGTGCTGCACGCCGACGACGCGGCCGAGGCCTACCGGCTGGCGGTCACCGGGTCCGCACGCGGGGCGTTCAACCTCGCCGCCGATCCGGTCGTGGACGCCCGCCTCCTGGCCGAGCTGCTGCGGGCGCGGGTGGTGCGGCTGCCTGCCGCCGCCGCGACCGCGGCCCTGTCCGCGCTGTGGCGGCTGCACGCCGTCCCCGCCACACCGGGCCTGCTGCGCACGGTCCTGCGGCTGCCGGTGATGGACACCGGCCGCGCCGCCGAGGTGCTGGGCTGGCACCCCCGGTACAGCGCCCGCGAGGCGCTGGCGGAGCTGCTGACCGGCCTCCGGGAGGGGGCGGGGGCGCCGACGCCGCCGCTGCGCGGTCGCGGCCGCGGGTGGGAGGCCATGCCGGGCTGGTAG
- a CDS encoding VOC family protein: protein MSRDMETIQEFYGSVLGWTFRSGAPEEGFCVAFADGAPVAGIGAVAHTYQMAVSWTPYFAVENADAAAARIRERSATVAVGPINFGKGRAALAADPDGAVFGIWQGQLPHWSVGRGSAPAWLELRTRDTFAAAIFYAGVLNWASEGEGGCDVVYKGDQVIVRAESVEVAGISGGAVEAAPDPHVRPRWHVYFKVADVEEAVRAARAAGGTVTQSPHASRLGKEATLRDPDGGLFTVLAT from the coding sequence ATGTCCCGGGACATGGAGACGATCCAGGAGTTCTACGGATCGGTCCTCGGCTGGACGTTCCGCTCCGGGGCGCCGGAGGAGGGCTTCTGCGTCGCGTTCGCCGACGGGGCGCCCGTGGCGGGGATCGGCGCGGTCGCGCACACGTACCAGATGGCGGTGTCCTGGACCCCGTACTTCGCCGTGGAGAACGCCGACGCGGCGGCCGCCCGGATCCGGGAGCGCAGCGCCACGGTCGCGGTCGGCCCGATCAACTTCGGCAAGGGCCGGGCGGCGCTCGCCGCGGACCCCGACGGCGCGGTGTTCGGGATCTGGCAGGGGCAGCTGCCGCACTGGTCGGTCGGGCGCGGCAGCGCGCCCGCCTGGCTGGAGCTGCGCACGCGCGACACCTTCGCCGCCGCCATCTTCTACGCGGGGGTGCTCAACTGGGCCTCGGAGGGCGAGGGCGGCTGCGACGTCGTCTACAAGGGCGACCAGGTGATCGTCCGGGCCGAGTCGGTGGAGGTCGCGGGGATCAGCGGCGGCGCCGTGGAGGCGGCGCCCGACCCGCATGTCCGCCCCCGCTGGCACGTGTACTTCAAGGTCGCCGACGTGGAGGAGGCGGTGCGCGCGGCGCGGGCCGCCGGGGGCACGGTGACGCAGTCGCCGCACGCCTCCCGGCTGGGCAAGGAGGCCACGCTGCGCGACCCGGACGGCGGGCTCTTCACGGTCCTGGCCACGTGA